The Mercurialis annua linkage group LG2, ddMerAnnu1.2, whole genome shotgun sequence genome contains a region encoding:
- the LOC126669202 gene encoding uncharacterized protein LOC126669202, translating to MEKGKGVMGSGRRWAVDFTDNSTLPASRDVPDPPGFSRASPDQDDSTVTKQKKDAEATWKSQKAWEVAQAPFKNLMMMGFMMWMAGNTVHLFSIGITFSALWQPISALQGVGKVFEPYKDSKVDLNGPKLLFIALNLGGLLLGFWKLNSLGLLPTHASDWVSSLPPAQEVEFSGGGFFMR from the exons ATGGAGAAAGGTAAAGGAGTAATGGGTTCAGGCCGTCGATGGGCTGTTGATTTCACTGATAATTCAACTCTTCCCGCTTCTCGTGACGTTCCGGATCCTCCTGGCTTCTCTCGTGCCTCTCCTGATCAG GATGATTCGACAGTGACAAAGCAGAAAAAAGATGCTGAAGCTACTTGGAAATCTCag AAAGCTTGGGAAGTGGCACAAGCCCCTTTCAAGAATTTGATGATGATGGGATTCATGATGTGGATGGCTGGAAACACAGTGCACCTGTTCAGCATTGGTATTACATTTTCAGCTCTTTGGCAGCCCATCAGTGCTCTTCAAGGGGTTGGGAAAG TTTTTGAACCATACAAAGATAGCAAAGTAGATCTTAACGGGCCTAAGTTGCTCTTTATTGCCCTTAATTTGGGAGGTCTTCTACTCGGATTTTGGAAG CTTAACTCATTGGGGCTTCTTCCAACACATGCATCAGACTGGGTCTCTTCCTTGCCTCCTGCTCAG GAGGTTGAATTTTCAGGCGGTGGCTTCTTTATGCGTTAA
- the LOC126669203 gene encoding probable steroid-binding protein 3: protein MEFTAEQLIQYNGTDPSKPIYLAIRGRVFDVSTAKSFYGPGGSYAMFSGKDASRALAKMSKNDEDISPNVDGLTEKEVGVLNDWEKKFEAKYPIVGRVIAS, encoded by the coding sequence ATGGAATTCACAGCAGAACAACTGATCCAATACAACGGCACAGACCCATCAAAGCCGATCTACTTAGCAATCAGGGGCCGTGTTTTCGATGTCAGCACCGCCAAATCTTTCTACGGTCCCGGCGGCTCCTACGCCATGTTCTCCGGCAAAGATGCAAGCCGAGCTCTCGCTAAAATGAGCAAGAACGACGAAGATATCTCTCCCAACGTCGACGGTCTCACCGAAAAGGAAGTGGGTGTTCTTAACGATTGGGAAAAGAAATTCGAAGCTAAGTATCCCATTGTTGGCCGTGTTATTGCTTCTTAA